Proteins found in one Triticum aestivum cultivar Chinese Spring chromosome 4D, IWGSC CS RefSeq v2.1, whole genome shotgun sequence genomic segment:
- the LOC123099380 gene encoding protein STIP1 homolog, with translation MDEQDDKSTKAELKLCGDIAVKRKNYRGASAFYSEAIELDPNDATLYANRSLCYLQMTEADKALHDANTCIKLRPEWLKGYYRKGSALMSLKEYKEACDAFEAGLKLDPGNTELEKVFQEAVEAMKKDDLARKRENASSHPAREKQARKGRGRNTH, from the exons ATG GATGAGCAAGATGATAAAAGTACAAAGGCTGAGCTGAAACTATGTGGTGACATAGCTGTTAAGAGGAAGAATTACCGTGGCGCGTCAGCATTCTACAGCGAG GCAATTGAGCTGGACCCTAATGATGCGACGCTGTACGCAAACAGGAGCCTTTGCTACCTGCAAATGACTGAAGCAGATAAGGCTTTGCATGATGCTAACACCTGCATAAAACTGCGTCCTGAATGGTTAAAAGGTTACTACAGGAAAGGATCTGCTCTTATGTCGCTCAAG GAGTACAAAGAAGCATGTGATGCGTTCGAAGCCGGACTGAAACTGGACCCTGGAAACACCGAGTTGGAGAAAGTATTCCA GGAGGCAGTTGAGGCGATGAAAAAGGATGACTTGGCCAGAAAAAGAGAAAATGCTTCAAGCCATCCAGCTAGAGAAAAACAGGCACGCAAGGGGCGCGGCCGCAACACCCACTGA